A region from the Kribbella shirazensis genome encodes:
- a CDS encoding ABC transporter ATP-binding protein, with the protein MTSVDAEQAVTESTAVPLLEAMELTRHFRVGRGFSRQLLHAVDDVNFTIGRQEIVALAGESGSGKSTIARLLAGVYRPTSGEIRYQGRAMSTYRSRKDQLSYRADVPMVFQDPFSSLNPAFRVSHGVLRSLKLHRPELGRQQRFAEAERVIEAVGLSPAGDIMHRYPYELSGGQRQRIGFAQALAHKPKLILADEPVSMLDVSIRIGLLNLMAELRRSEGVSFLYITHDIASARYVADRLMIMYAGHVVETGPTESVLQNPKHPYTDLLLGAVPDPRAPLTTGIEGDTGEPPKVINPTPGCRFRGRCPLAVDRCHQETPVLRTLGTNHQAACHVAEPDPG; encoded by the coding sequence ATGACGTCGGTGGATGCCGAACAGGCCGTGACGGAGTCGACCGCCGTACCGTTGCTCGAGGCAATGGAGTTGACGCGGCACTTCCGGGTCGGGCGCGGGTTCTCGCGGCAGTTGCTGCACGCGGTCGACGACGTGAACTTCACGATCGGGCGGCAGGAGATCGTCGCGCTCGCCGGTGAGAGCGGCAGCGGGAAGAGTACGATCGCGCGGCTGCTCGCGGGCGTGTACCGGCCGACGAGCGGCGAGATCCGGTACCAGGGGCGCGCGATGTCGACGTACCGGTCCCGGAAGGACCAGCTGTCGTACCGGGCCGACGTACCGATGGTGTTCCAGGATCCGTTCAGCTCGCTGAACCCGGCGTTCCGGGTGTCGCACGGGGTGCTGCGTTCGTTGAAGCTGCACCGGCCCGAACTGGGCCGGCAGCAGCGGTTCGCGGAGGCCGAACGGGTCATCGAGGCGGTCGGGCTGTCGCCGGCCGGTGACATCATGCACCGGTACCCGTACGAGCTCAGCGGTGGCCAGCGGCAACGGATCGGGTTCGCGCAGGCGCTCGCGCACAAGCCGAAGCTGATCCTCGCCGACGAGCCGGTCTCGATGCTGGACGTGTCGATCCGGATCGGGCTGCTGAACCTGATGGCGGAGCTGCGCCGGTCGGAAGGCGTCTCGTTCCTCTACATCACCCACGACATCGCCAGCGCGCGGTACGTCGCCGACCGGCTGATGATCATGTACGCCGGTCACGTGGTCGAGACCGGCCCGACGGAGTCGGTGCTGCAGAACCCGAAGCACCCGTACACAGATCTGCTGCTCGGCGCCGTCCCCGATCCCCGGGCCCCGCTGACGACCGGCATCGAGGGTGACACGGGCGAACCACCGAAGGTCATCAACCCGACACCAGGCTGCCGCTTCCGCGGGCGCTGTCCGCTCGCGGTGGACCGCTGCCATCAGGAGACACCTGTCCTCCGCACCCTGGGCACGAACCACCAGGCCGCCTGCCACGTCGCAGAGCCCGACCCGGGCTAG
- a CDS encoding oligopeptide/dipeptide ABC transporter ATP-binding protein, whose protein sequence is MPSLEGGPLLEVRDLTVEYDTGGRPVVAVDHVDLDVRAGEFVGVVGESGCGKSTLLFAIAQLLSSPAAITGGSVTFQGQNLVTMTEKKLSALRWRDFSVVMQSAMNALNPVKSIGAQFRDTIMAHDEPVADGRPAEVLRLVGIDPIHLKSYPHQLSGGMRQRAMIAMALLFTPDLIIMDEPTSALDVVAQRSLMVQIKELQKQLGFAVVFVTHDMSLVSHFSDKLMVMYAGQVVEFGDTRAVFDHPQHPYSAGLLDAFPSIRGPKVPLTGIPGSPPNLADPPPGCRFQPRCPKAFEDCPKIAPELYQAGAVQARCLLHAPDPIREATS, encoded by the coding sequence GTGCCAAGTCTTGAAGGCGGGCCACTTCTCGAGGTCCGGGATCTGACGGTCGAGTACGACACGGGCGGCCGGCCCGTTGTCGCAGTCGACCACGTGGACCTGGACGTCCGCGCCGGGGAGTTCGTCGGCGTGGTCGGCGAGTCCGGGTGCGGGAAGTCGACGCTGCTGTTCGCGATCGCGCAACTGCTGAGTTCGCCGGCCGCGATCACCGGCGGCAGCGTGACGTTCCAGGGGCAGAACCTGGTGACGATGACCGAGAAGAAGCTGTCCGCGTTGCGGTGGCGCGACTTCTCGGTCGTGATGCAGAGCGCGATGAACGCCCTCAACCCGGTGAAGAGCATCGGCGCGCAGTTCCGGGACACGATCATGGCGCACGACGAACCGGTCGCCGACGGACGGCCGGCCGAGGTACTGCGGCTGGTCGGGATCGACCCGATCCACCTGAAGAGCTACCCGCACCAGCTCAGCGGCGGGATGCGGCAGCGCGCGATGATCGCGATGGCGCTGCTGTTCACCCCGGACCTGATCATCATGGACGAGCCGACGTCCGCGCTCGACGTGGTGGCGCAGCGGTCGCTGATGGTGCAGATCAAGGAACTGCAGAAGCAGCTCGGGTTCGCGGTCGTCTTCGTCACCCACGACATGTCGCTGGTGAGCCACTTCTCGGACAAGCTCATGGTGATGTACGCCGGGCAGGTCGTGGAGTTCGGCGACACGCGCGCGGTGTTCGACCATCCGCAGCATCCGTACAGCGCCGGCCTGCTGGACGCGTTCCCGTCGATCCGCGGGCCGAAGGTGCCGTTGACCGGCATCCCGGGGAGCCCGCCGAACCTGGCCGATCCGCCGCCCGGGTGCCGGTTCCAGCCGCGCTGCCCGAAGGCGTTCGAGGACTGCCCGAAGATCGCGCCGGAGCTCTACCAGGCAGGCGCGGTGCAGGCGCGCTGCCTGCTGCATGCCCCTGATCCGATCCGGGAGGCGACCTCATGA
- a CDS encoding ABC transporter permease, producing the protein MSAVVAGASAPVAGVSRRPRGGLLRAILRNRKAVIGAALLFLFLLLAAFPGLFVPGAHHDPQAIGDMPLQGPSGQHWLGTTGLGQDVYAQLIYSTRESLLIAVGAGAGATILAVLIGVSAAYLGGIADDGLSMLTDIFLVLPTFPLIIVLATYAGKGNLTVIILVLILTGWSYGARQMRAQAMSLRNRDFLESARVRGERRSYIIVVEVLPTMISLIVANFLGAALYSVLTAAGLQFLGLGDPSSLSWGTMLYWAQNQGALVNGLPAWALSPGLAVALLGVSFALLNYAFDEISNPALRPVRRRRAKS; encoded by the coding sequence ATGAGTGCTGTCGTCGCTGGTGCTTCGGCTCCGGTCGCTGGTGTCAGTCGCCGCCCACGAGGCGGACTGCTGCGCGCCATCCTGCGCAACCGCAAGGCGGTCATCGGGGCCGCCTTGCTGTTCCTCTTCCTGTTGCTGGCCGCGTTTCCGGGGCTGTTCGTTCCGGGCGCTCACCATGATCCGCAGGCGATCGGCGACATGCCGTTGCAAGGTCCGTCGGGCCAGCACTGGCTCGGTACGACGGGTCTCGGACAGGACGTGTACGCGCAGTTGATCTACAGCACCCGCGAGTCTCTGCTGATCGCGGTCGGTGCGGGCGCCGGGGCGACGATCCTGGCGGTGCTGATCGGCGTGTCCGCGGCGTACCTCGGCGGCATCGCCGACGACGGGTTGTCGATGCTCACCGACATCTTCCTGGTGCTCCCGACGTTCCCGCTGATCATCGTGCTGGCGACGTACGCCGGTAAGGGCAATCTGACCGTGATCATCCTCGTGCTGATCCTCACCGGGTGGTCGTACGGCGCACGGCAGATGCGCGCGCAGGCGATGTCGCTGCGGAACCGGGACTTCCTGGAGTCGGCACGGGTCCGCGGTGAGCGACGCTCGTACATCATCGTGGTCGAGGTGCTGCCGACGATGATCTCGCTGATCGTCGCGAACTTCCTCGGCGCCGCGCTGTACTCCGTGCTCACCGCCGCCGGCCTGCAGTTCCTCGGACTCGGCGATCCCAGCTCGCTGAGCTGGGGCACGATGCTGTACTGGGCGCAGAACCAGGGCGCCCTGGTGAACGGACTGCCCGCGTGGGCGCTCTCGCCAGGCCTGGCGGTCGCGCTGCTCGGGGTGTCGTTCGCCCTGCTCAACTACGCGTTCGACGAGATCAGCAACCCCGCGCTGCGGCCGGTTCGGAGGCGACGTGCCAAGTCTTGA
- a CDS encoding ABC transporter permease subunit, which yields MRYLIRRLGFFVLTLWAAMTLNFFIPRMMPGSPEQALRERFSKGGAVVTPEQLRTVLAEFGFDPGKHLMLQYVEYLKAMVTGHWGVSIGSSLGVPVTSLIGDALPWTLGLVGISTIMAFVLGTLIGTVAGWRRGGLIDGIVPPVFIVTSALPYFWVALLLISLFAIGSDPVLPNDFNYDQGLTPAFTGEFVWSVIKHGILPAATILITAVGGWILTMRNNMVTTLAEDYVRMARAKGIPGRKIMFGYAGRNAFLPNLSGFAMSLGFVISGTILVEYVFNYPGLGYMFYNATVSTDYPLLQALFLLVTLAVLICVLLCDFAVFLLDPRARTKG from the coding sequence GTGCGATACCTGATACGACGCCTCGGATTCTTCGTGCTCACGCTGTGGGCGGCGATGACGCTGAACTTCTTCATCCCGCGGATGATGCCGGGCAGCCCGGAGCAGGCGCTGCGGGAACGGTTCAGCAAGGGCGGTGCGGTGGTGACGCCGGAGCAGCTGCGAACGGTGCTTGCCGAATTCGGGTTCGACCCGGGCAAGCACCTGATGCTGCAGTACGTCGAGTACCTGAAGGCGATGGTCACCGGGCACTGGGGCGTCTCGATCGGCAGCAGTCTCGGCGTACCGGTGACGTCGCTGATCGGGGACGCGCTGCCGTGGACGCTCGGGCTGGTCGGGATCTCGACGATCATGGCGTTCGTCCTCGGCACGCTGATCGGGACGGTGGCCGGGTGGCGGCGCGGCGGGCTGATCGACGGGATCGTGCCGCCGGTGTTCATCGTGACGTCGGCGCTGCCGTACTTCTGGGTGGCGCTGCTGCTGATCTCGTTGTTCGCGATCGGCAGCGATCCCGTGTTGCCGAACGACTTCAACTACGACCAGGGCCTGACACCGGCGTTCACCGGTGAGTTCGTCTGGAGCGTGATCAAGCACGGCATCCTGCCGGCCGCCACGATCCTGATCACGGCGGTCGGCGGCTGGATCCTGACCATGCGGAACAACATGGTGACCACGCTGGCCGAGGACTACGTCCGGATGGCCCGCGCGAAGGGCATCCCGGGCCGCAAGATCATGTTCGGGTACGCCGGACGGAACGCGTTCCTGCCCAACCTGTCCGGGTTCGCGATGTCGCTCGGTTTCGTCATCTCCGGCACGATCCTGGTCGAGTACGTCTTCAACTACCCGGGGCTGGGCTACATGTTCTACAACGCCACGGTGAGCACCGACTATCCGTTGCTGCAGGCCCTCTTCCTGCTGGTGACGCTGGCGGTGCTGATCTGTGTCCTGCTCTGCGACTTCGCGGTGTTCCTGCTCGACCCTCGCGCCCGGACGAAGGGATAG
- a CDS encoding ABC transporter substrate-binding protein, giving the protein MRGITRIAVAALAVGALTAGCGGGSKPVGDAASSASPSSSASGGSDPGGGGQYKKGGTVTIANVGGQTWPCQFNPFNPAVNQVALGFVYEPLTFVNVLKAGATTPMLATAFTWSPAKDSIVFTIRDGVKWSDGQPFTADDVVYTFTRMKEEPALDLFSLWSGAGLTSVTAAGNKVTMKFKAAAEPYFFNFAGQIGIVPKHIWSAGEAASKPATWANPKPVGTGPFTVASCTSNNISYVANGSYWQPGKPYVEKVQYPAYLDNNPANLDLASGKAQWGGQYIPNIENFYKKKSPENNYWFPPTANVAIVPNLDPSHKATSNLAVRQAIAYALDREQISKIGESGYQPAANQTGVVVPTFDKYFDKDALTAAGYDKPNPDRAKQLLQSAGYSESNPLKLNIITVTGYTDWDASLAVVKQQLAKVGIELTVQDLQQQSYNQKLFTGDYDLAYSSQSGGPTPYYELRQLLYSKNSAPIGKQANSNYSRYMKPEVDKLFDQYASADPDTQIKLIKQISSYMIKDVPIIPTTESVNWYQYNTKDLEGWPTEDNPYAQPAPYNIPDVGQVLTNLYSKAAQK; this is encoded by the coding sequence ATGAGGGGCATCACACGCATCGCCGTCGCCGCCCTGGCGGTCGGCGCACTGACCGCGGGTTGCGGCGGTGGCAGCAAGCCGGTCGGGGACGCGGCGTCGTCCGCCAGCCCGTCGTCCTCCGCGAGCGGCGGCAGCGACCCCGGTGGCGGCGGGCAGTACAAGAAGGGCGGCACGGTCACGATCGCGAACGTCGGCGGGCAGACCTGGCCGTGCCAGTTCAACCCGTTCAACCCGGCGGTCAACCAGGTCGCGCTCGGCTTCGTCTACGAACCGCTGACGTTCGTGAACGTGCTGAAGGCCGGCGCCACCACACCGATGCTGGCCACCGCCTTCACCTGGTCGCCGGCGAAGGACTCGATCGTCTTCACCATCCGCGACGGCGTGAAGTGGAGCGACGGGCAGCCGTTCACCGCCGACGACGTCGTCTACACCTTCACCCGGATGAAGGAGGAGCCGGCCCTCGACCTGTTCTCGCTGTGGAGCGGCGCGGGCCTGACCAGCGTGACGGCGGCCGGCAACAAGGTCACGATGAAGTTCAAGGCCGCGGCCGAGCCGTACTTCTTCAACTTCGCCGGCCAGATCGGCATCGTGCCCAAACACATCTGGTCCGCCGGCGAGGCCGCGTCCAAACCCGCCACCTGGGCGAACCCGAAGCCGGTCGGCACCGGACCGTTCACGGTCGCGTCCTGCACCAGCAACAACATCTCCTACGTCGCCAACGGCTCCTACTGGCAGCCCGGCAAGCCGTACGTCGAGAAGGTCCAGTACCCGGCGTACCTGGACAACAACCCGGCGAACCTCGACCTCGCCAGCGGCAAGGCGCAGTGGGGCGGCCAGTACATCCCGAACATCGAGAACTTCTACAAGAAGAAGTCACCGGAGAACAACTACTGGTTCCCGCCGACCGCGAACGTCGCGATCGTGCCGAACCTGGACCCCTCGCACAAGGCGACCAGCAACCTCGCCGTCCGCCAGGCGATCGCCTACGCGCTGGACCGCGAGCAGATCTCCAAGATCGGTGAGAGCGGCTACCAGCCGGCCGCGAACCAGACCGGTGTCGTCGTCCCGACGTTCGACAAGTACTTCGACAAGGACGCGCTGACGGCCGCGGGCTACGACAAACCGAACCCGGACAGGGCGAAGCAGCTGCTGCAGAGCGCCGGGTACTCCGAGTCCAACCCGCTGAAGCTGAACATCATCACGGTCACCGGCTACACCGACTGGGATGCGTCGCTGGCGGTCGTGAAGCAGCAGTTGGCGAAGGTCGGCATCGAGCTGACAGTCCAGGACCTGCAGCAGCAGTCGTACAACCAGAAGCTGTTCACCGGCGACTACGACCTCGCGTACTCGAGCCAGTCCGGCGGCCCGACGCCGTACTACGAGCTGCGGCAGCTGCTGTACTCCAAGAACTCGGCGCCGATCGGCAAGCAGGCGAACAGCAACTACTCGCGCTACATGAAGCCCGAGGTGGACAAGCTGTTCGACCAGTACGCCAGCGCGGACCCGGACACGCAGATCAAGCTGATCAAGCAGATCTCGTCGTACATGATCAAGGACGTGCCGATCATCCCGACGACCGAGTCGGTCAACTGGTACCAGTACAACACCAAGGACCTCGAGGGCTGGCCGACCGAGGACAACCCGTACGCGCAGCCGGCGCCGTACAACATCCCCGACGTGGGACAGGTCCTGACCAACCTGTACTCGAAGGCCGCCCAGAAGTAG
- a CDS encoding ROK family protein, giving the protein MVSTPVVLGLDFGGTKIAVAAGDLSGRRLGATTIDSRVASGGAAEAMARCLTAARELLAEVAPDDRLAGVGAATLGIPYDDRVDLAPTFPGWGELPFGRLIRDAFPGVPVKLTTDVKAAAEAELRWGALAGCDPGLYVNLGTGLAIAIVAGGTVITGAHGASGEIGYNLRAAADVYVGTDRRTILEHVVSGQALETTGTARLGRPVTAADVFTLARTQPDAAVLTEDFVRELALHLANLAIAIDPARIVVGGGLVRSWDQLGPGVRRALDAAVPFPPELSVARFPSDAPLIGALALGVEAAGAALGAEAFA; this is encoded by the coding sequence GTGGTTTCGACACCGGTCGTCCTCGGGCTGGACTTCGGCGGCACGAAGATCGCCGTCGCGGCGGGCGACCTGTCCGGTCGGCGTCTCGGCGCGACGACCATCGACAGCCGGGTCGCCTCCGGCGGTGCCGCCGAGGCGATGGCCCGCTGCCTGACCGCGGCGCGCGAACTGCTCGCCGAGGTCGCACCGGACGACAGGCTCGCCGGTGTCGGCGCGGCAACCCTCGGCATCCCGTACGACGACCGCGTCGACCTGGCGCCGACCTTTCCCGGCTGGGGCGAGCTCCCCTTCGGGCGGCTGATCCGGGACGCCTTTCCCGGCGTACCGGTGAAGCTCACGACCGATGTCAAGGCTGCCGCGGAGGCCGAGCTGCGCTGGGGTGCGCTGGCCGGCTGCGATCCGGGGCTGTACGTCAATCTCGGCACCGGTCTCGCGATCGCGATCGTTGCCGGCGGCACCGTCATCACCGGGGCGCACGGGGCGTCCGGCGAGATCGGCTACAACCTGCGCGCGGCCGCCGACGTGTACGTCGGTACGGACCGGCGCACGATCCTGGAACACGTCGTCAGCGGCCAGGCGCTCGAGACCACCGGCACCGCCCGGCTCGGGCGACCGGTCACGGCCGCCGACGTCTTCACACTGGCACGCACCCAGCCGGATGCCGCCGTACTCACCGAGGACTTCGTCCGCGAACTGGCGCTCCATCTGGCCAACCTCGCCATCGCGATCGATCCGGCCCGGATCGTCGTCGGCGGCGGCCTGGTCCGCTCCTGGGACCAGCTCGGGCCCGGTGTGCGCCGGGCTCTCGACGCGGCCGTCCCGTTTCCACCGGAGCTTTCGGTGGCGCGGTTCCCGTCGGACGCGCCGCTGATCGGGGCCCTGGCCCTGGGCGTCGAGGCCGCGGGCGCCGCCCTCGGCGCGGAGGCCTTCGCTTGA
- a CDS encoding ROK family protein — protein MTVDATGAAAARPQLIREINERVLLGHIRRAGPISRTELAGLTGLSKPTVSAALGSLERTGLVHVTGQRTGVPGPAASLYEVRPEAGFVLGLDVGREYLRGAIADLAGTVRARLSVRTKAGDAMARIQELVDLTGTLAAEAGIEVTQLTQTVLGSPGVYDPRLDALTLTGRLSGWDSPATLAALRERFGPSLMIENDVDAAAIAERVHGHGREVESFAFVSVGTGIGMGLVLDGKLRRGSHGVAGEIGYLPFTEGSGSDPRDARKRGGFDASASAAAVVRAARRAGVRGAPTAEKVFAAAARGDALAAAVVAEEALLVAKAVCTVITVVDPDLVVLGGGIGQAPGFLEAVTKHLRQLAPVLPEVKASVLGTETVVAGCIAAGVDRAWQTLVGNSA, from the coding sequence GTGACCGTTGATGCCACCGGGGCCGCGGCCGCGCGTCCGCAGTTGATCCGCGAGATCAACGAGCGGGTGCTGCTCGGCCACATCCGGCGGGCCGGGCCGATCTCGCGGACCGAGCTCGCCGGGCTGACCGGTCTGTCGAAGCCGACCGTGTCCGCGGCGCTGGGGTCGCTGGAGCGGACCGGCCTCGTCCACGTGACCGGGCAGCGCACCGGCGTACCCGGACCGGCCGCGAGCTTGTACGAGGTACGGCCCGAAGCGGGGTTCGTGCTCGGGCTGGACGTCGGGCGCGAGTATCTGCGCGGCGCGATCGCGGATCTCGCCGGGACGGTGCGTGCGCGGCTGAGCGTGCGGACCAAGGCGGGCGACGCGATGGCCCGCATCCAGGAGCTCGTCGATCTCACCGGAACCCTCGCGGCCGAGGCCGGGATCGAGGTCACGCAGCTGACGCAGACCGTGCTCGGCAGCCCCGGTGTCTACGACCCGCGGCTCGACGCGCTGACGTTGACCGGCCGGCTGTCCGGGTGGGACTCGCCGGCGACACTGGCCGCGCTCCGGGAGCGCTTCGGTCCGTCGCTGATGATCGAGAACGACGTGGACGCGGCGGCGATCGCCGAGCGGGTACACGGGCACGGCCGGGAGGTCGAGAGCTTCGCGTTCGTCTCGGTCGGCACCGGTATCGGGATGGGGCTGGTGCTCGACGGCAAGCTCCGGCGCGGATCGCACGGTGTGGCGGGGGAGATCGGGTACCTGCCGTTCACCGAGGGCAGCGGCAGCGACCCGCGGGATGCCCGCAAGCGCGGCGGGTTCGACGCGTCGGCGTCGGCGGCAGCCGTCGTGCGGGCGGCGCGCCGGGCGGGTGTTCGGGGAGCGCCGACAGCGGAGAAGGTGTTCGCGGCGGCCGCTCGTGGTGATGCGCTCGCGGCGGCGGTCGTGGCCGAGGAAGCCCTCCTGGTCGCGAAGGCGGTGTGCACCGTCATCACCGTGGTGGATCCTGATCTGGTCGTGCTCGGCGGTGGTATCGGGCAGGCTCCGGGTTTCCTGGAAGCGGTGACGAAGCACTTGCGGCAGCTCGCGCCGGTGCTGCCCGAGGTGAAGGCCAGTGTGCTCGGCACGGAGACCGTGGTGGCCGGCTGTATTGCCGCCGGCGTCGACCGGGCCTGGCAGACACTGGTCGGCAACTCGGCCTGA
- a CDS encoding VOC family protein: protein MAIAKYPSFVLDCPDAAGLAQFYGELLGWKVKSDEGWADIRPEDGSNCISFQQVKDFKAPSWPSQDVPQQLHLDVMVEDLDAAEPAVLELGATKAEHQPGTTFRVFLDPAGHPFCLCVD from the coding sequence ATGGCTATCGCTAAGTACCCGAGTTTCGTGCTGGACTGCCCCGACGCGGCCGGTCTCGCCCAGTTCTACGGTGAGTTGCTGGGCTGGAAGGTGAAGTCCGACGAGGGCTGGGCGGACATCCGTCCCGAGGACGGGAGCAACTGCATCTCGTTCCAGCAGGTGAAGGACTTCAAGGCTCCGAGTTGGCCGAGCCAGGACGTGCCGCAGCAGTTGCACCTGGACGTCATGGTCGAGGACCTCGACGCCGCCGAGCCCGCCGTACTGGAGCTTGGCGCGACCAAGGCCGAGCACCAGCCCGGTACGACGTTCCGTGTGTTCCTGGACCCCGCTGGACACCCGTTCTGTCTCTGTGTCGACTGA
- a CDS encoding nuclear transport factor 2 family protein yields MGIYHRIVARQVRKAFAQISAGNWEAMVAGMAPSFTYRFYGDHALGGERRTHEALRRWWERCFRLLPGTRFDVQDVIVGGWPWNTQVATAVTVHVNVVDGSTYENVVHQFLRIRWGKITEVRTLEDTAVLQRTLDRLAAAGYDEAHAEPIVG; encoded by the coding sequence ATGGGCATTTACCACCGGATCGTCGCGCGGCAGGTGCGGAAGGCGTTCGCGCAGATCAGCGCGGGGAACTGGGAGGCGATGGTGGCCGGGATGGCGCCGTCGTTCACGTACCGCTTCTACGGGGACCACGCCCTCGGCGGTGAGCGGCGTACGCACGAGGCGTTGCGGCGCTGGTGGGAGCGGTGCTTCCGGTTGCTTCCAGGGACCAGGTTCGACGTCCAGGACGTGATCGTCGGCGGCTGGCCGTGGAACACCCAGGTCGCGACCGCGGTGACCGTGCACGTGAACGTCGTGGACGGCTCGACGTACGAGAACGTCGTCCACCAGTTCCTCCGGATCCGCTGGGGCAAGATCACCGAGGTCCGCACGTTGGAGGACACCGCGGTCCTCCAACGCACTCTGGACCGGCTGGCGGCCGCGGGGTACGACGAGGCGCACGCGGAGCCGATCGTCGGCTGA
- a CDS encoding ABC transporter ATP-binding protein, giving the protein MGLAVLGSLLGMAVTLLTGQVVGAVPGVVDGGPDAMPIGEFSWLLGGLLVVFVLESLKPAAQQVASMVMDAGLVRAIGTGITEPLLRPRRIQHLEDAEVLDVQERAKGQGGFHLAQGLSQLPWLVASRVTLIGSALIVGAMFAWWVAAMLVAVTFLLEWYGGRLIEREVDVWWGNTEEQRRAHYVFNLGMRDAPKELRVFGLHTWLVDRYVREWTAGYRPVWARRRTNAKWSLLIGGVHLIANAVAILAVGRAAYNGTLPLTQVATTLPAILAIGQSSNGFGVVQVRRGLSAYRAMRDLPETITRRHPEPVATTKHRVETMPAREIRFEKVSFHYPGSEIPVLRDLDLTIRAREALALVGVNGAGKSTLVKLLGGAYRPTSGRILVDGVDLAELDLAAWQRRVAAIVQDFVRFPMSVTDNVVFGAVERAGDELTLARVARESGIDAVVRRLPNGWDTVLDKTFDGGVDLSGGEWQRVALARALFAVHAGAGVLVLDEPAAALDVRAEAELVERYLELTSGVASLIISHRFSVVRNADRICVLSDGRIVEDGTHEELLAENGEYAGMFRLQAERYVTGTEAVDA; this is encoded by the coding sequence ATGGGTCTGGCCGTCCTCGGCTCGCTGCTGGGGATGGCGGTCACACTGCTGACCGGACAAGTCGTCGGGGCGGTCCCGGGCGTGGTCGACGGCGGCCCGGACGCGATGCCGATCGGCGAGTTCAGCTGGCTGCTCGGCGGTCTGCTGGTGGTCTTCGTGCTGGAGAGCCTGAAGCCGGCGGCGCAGCAGGTCGCCTCGATGGTGATGGACGCCGGCCTGGTCCGCGCGATCGGCACCGGTATCACCGAGCCCTTGCTGCGGCCGCGCCGCATCCAGCACCTCGAGGACGCCGAGGTGCTCGACGTGCAGGAGCGCGCGAAGGGCCAGGGCGGGTTCCACCTGGCGCAGGGGCTCAGCCAGTTGCCGTGGCTGGTCGCGAGCCGCGTGACGCTGATCGGCTCGGCGCTGATCGTGGGCGCGATGTTCGCGTGGTGGGTGGCCGCGATGCTGGTCGCGGTCACGTTCCTCCTGGAGTGGTACGGCGGTCGGCTGATCGAGCGCGAGGTCGACGTCTGGTGGGGGAACACCGAGGAGCAGCGGCGCGCGCACTACGTGTTCAACCTCGGTATGCGCGACGCCCCGAAGGAGCTCCGCGTCTTCGGACTGCACACCTGGCTCGTCGACCGTTACGTCCGCGAGTGGACCGCCGGCTACCGCCCGGTCTGGGCGCGCCGGCGGACGAACGCGAAGTGGTCGCTGCTGATCGGCGGCGTGCACCTGATCGCCAACGCCGTCGCGATCCTGGCTGTCGGGCGCGCGGCCTACAACGGCACCCTGCCCCTCACACAGGTCGCGACCACGCTGCCCGCGATCCTCGCGATCGGCCAGTCGAGCAACGGTTTCGGCGTAGTGCAGGTACGGCGCGGACTCTCGGCGTACCGGGCGATGCGCGACCTGCCGGAGACGATCACCCGGCGGCACCCCGAGCCGGTCGCCACCACAAAGCACCGGGTCGAGACGATGCCTGCCCGCGAGATCCGCTTCGAGAAGGTCAGCTTCCACTACCCGGGCTCGGAGATTCCCGTACTACGGGATCTCGACCTCACGATCCGTGCCCGCGAAGCGCTCGCGCTGGTGGGCGTCAACGGCGCCGGGAAGTCCACGCTGGTGAAGCTGCTCGGCGGCGCGTACCGGCCGACGAGTGGCCGGATCCTCGTCGACGGCGTCGATCTCGCGGAGCTCGATCTGGCCGCGTGGCAGCGCCGGGTCGCGGCGATCGTGCAGGACTTCGTGCGGTTCCCCATGTCGGTGACGGACAACGTGGTGTTCGGCGCGGTCGAGCGGGCGGGTGACGAGCTCACGCTGGCCCGCGTCGCCCGCGAGTCCGGCATCGACGCGGTCGTCCGTCGGCTGCCGAACGGCTGGGACACCGTGCTGGACAAGACGTTCGACGGTGGCGTCGATCTGTCCGGCGGTGAATGGCAGCGGGTCGCACTGGCGCGGGCCCTGTTCGCGGTGCATGCCGGCGCGGGAGTTCTCGTGCTGGACGAGCCTGCCGCGGCGCTCGACGTACGGGCCGAGGCCGAGCTGGTCGAGCGGTACCTCGAGCTGACCTCCGGCGTGGCGTCGCTGATCATCTCGCACCGGTTCTCGGTGGTGCGCAACGCGGACCGGATCTGTGTGCTGTCCGACGGGCGCATCGTCGAGGACGGCACCCACGAGGAGCTGCTGGCCGAGAACGGCGAGTACGCCGGGATGTTCCGCCTGCAGGCCGAGCGGTACGTGACCGGGACGGAGGCTGTCGATGCCTAG